The Herbiconiux sp. A18JL235 region AGGAGGATGATGACCCCGTAGATGAGCTGCTGGATGTTCGCGCCGAGGTTGAGCACCGCCACGAGCGTCGACACCTGTGCGAGCACGAGCGCACCGCCGACGGTGCCGACGACCGAGCCGCGGCCGCCGAAGATCGACGCGCCACCCACGACGACCGCTGCCACCGAGGACAGCAGATACGAGGCGCCCATGGTGGCCGAGGCCTGCTGGTAGTAGCCCACGATCACGATGCCGGCGAAGGCGGCGAGCCCGCCGCTCAGCATGTAGCCGACTACACGGATGCGGTCGACCGGCAGCCCCGCAAGCCGCGCCGTCTCGGCTGCCGAGCCGACGACGAAGAGCGAGCGCCCCCATCCGGTGAACGACAGCACCAGCTGCAGCACGAGCATGAGCCCGAGGCCGAGCGGGAGCACCGCGGGCATCGACAGCCCGAGTACCGAGATCTTCGCCGAGGTCATCGCGATGACGAAGTCGGGGGTGACCGTGAGCTCGGAGAAGTTGAACGCCAGCAGGATCACCCCGAACAGCAACCCGTTCATCGCGATCGTGGTGACGATCGGCGTGAGCCCGAGCTTCGCGATGACGATGCCGTTGAGGAAGCCGATCACCGCACCGGCGAGCAGCGCCGCCACGAACGCCCCGAACGGCCCGAGCGGCCCCACCAGGGTGAGGAACGCCAGCGCCGAGAACCCGATCGTGTTCGGCACCGACAGGTCGATGCCGGCCTGGATGACCGCGATGGTCTGCCCGAACGAGGCGATGGCGAGGATGATCGCGAAGGTCGCCGTGCCGATCAGCGCGTCGACGGTGATGAGGTTCGGCCTGATGATGCCGCCGATGCCGAACAGCACGAGGAACGCCACGAGCGGCCACACCGCGCGCGGCACCCGGGCGATGACGCTGCCGAAGGTGGAGCGCCCGGTGGCGCCGGTGTTGCGCTCCGAGCCGTCGGGCGAGTCCCCCGCGCCGGAGGAGCCGGAGCCCGAGCCGCCGGGGCCGGATGCGCCGGCCGCGTTGCCGACAGGAGGAGCGACGGTGCTCATGAGCGGTTTCCCTTCACGCGGAACGCCACCTTGCGCCAGACGACGGGGATGCCGACGACCGCCACGATGATGAGCGCCGAGATGACGTACTGCCAGTAGGAGTTGACCCGGGCGAAGAACAGCAGATTGCCGATCAGCCCGAGGGTGCAGGCTGCGAGGATGGTGCCGATGATGGAGCCCCGGCCACCCGTGAACACCGCCCCCGCCAGCGCCACCGCGGCGATGGAGGAGAGCAGGTACGGGTCGCCCGAGCGCGGGTCGCCGGTGACGGTCGACGACGCGAGCATCATCGCACCGAGCGAGGTGAGCACGCCGGCCAGCCCGAACGCGAGCAGCTTCGTGAGCTTGGCGTTCAGGCCCGCGGCCCGCACGCTCTCCATGTTCGAGCCGACGCCGTAGATGTGGCGGCCGAGGGAGGTGCGCTGCAGCAGCAGCCAGAGCAGCACCGCGATCACCGCGAGCCACACCAACGACACCGGGAGGTAGGGCAGCAGCTCGCCGCTCGTGGCGAGATAGATCTCCTTCGTCACGCCGCCGCCCGGCGCATCCAGCACTTCGCGGGCGAGGGAGCCGAAGATGAACGCCGAGGCCAGCGTCACCGCGATGGCGGGCAACCCGCCGTAGGCCACCAGGAACCCGTTGAACAGGCCGCAGCCGAGCCCCACCCCGATGGAGAGCAGGATGGCGACGGGCACCGGCATGGTCTCCAGCTGCACCGCGAACACGACGTTCGCGAGGCTCATGATGGCGCCGATGGAGATGTCGATGCCGCCCACCAGCACGATGACGAGCTGGGCGAGTGCCACCAGCACGAGCGGCACCACGAGGTTCGCCGCGGTCTGCAGCTGGAACCGGGTGAGCAGCGCCGGGTTGATGATGACGTAGACGACGAAGAACACCACGAACGCGAGCACAGGCGCGACGGCGCCCTCGCGGCGGAGGCGGGTTACGCCTGAGGCGTTCCACCACCGCGACCAGGCCGGGGCGGTGCTGGGGCTGACGGCGCTCACTGCGCACCTCCTGAGGCGAGATTGATGCCGCCGGTCGCACCGACCGCGGCCCCGACGACGGCGTCGGCGGTGAGGCGGTCGCCGACGAGCTCGTCGGCGACCTGCCCCTGGTAGAGCACCACCACGCGGTGGCAGACGTGCACGAGCTCCTCGACCTCGGTCGAGAACCAGAGGATGCCGACGCCCTGCCGGGCGAGGTCGACGATCGCCCCGTAGAGCTCCTGCTTCGCCCGCACATCGATGCCGCGGGTGGGGTCGTGCAGCAGGATGACGCTGCGGTCGCGGTTCATCCAGCGCCCGAACACGAGCTTCTGCTGGTTGCCGCCCGACAGCGAGCCCGAGGTCTCATTGGCGCCGCGGGTGCGCACAGACAGCGCGGTGAGGATGCCGTCGATCCACCCTCTCTCCTGCGACAGCCGGGGCCGGCCGCCCAGCTGGTACGCCTTGTACCAGGGCGCCAGCAGGTTCTCGCCCACGCTCATCTCGAGCGCGAGACCCTCGCGCTTGCGGTCTTCGGGCACGTAGCCGAGCCCGCGGCGCACCGAGCGCACGGGGTTGGCGTGGCGAACGGATGCGCCGCCCACCGTCCACGAATCGGCGACGGCAGGGGAGGCCCCGAACAGGGCCCGCAGCAGCTCGGCCTGGCCGTGGCCCTGCAGCCCGCCGATGCCGAGGATCTCGCCCGCGCCGAGCTCGAGGCTCACCCC contains the following coding sequences:
- a CDS encoding ABC transporter permease, with amino-acid sequence MSTVAPPVGNAAGASGPGGSGSGSSGAGDSPDGSERNTGATGRSTFGSVIARVPRAVWPLVAFLVLFGIGGIIRPNLITVDALIGTATFAIILAIASFGQTIAVIQAGIDLSVPNTIGFSALAFLTLVGPLGPFGAFVAALLAGAVIGFLNGIVIAKLGLTPIVTTIAMNGLLFGVILLAFNFSELTVTPDFVIAMTSAKISVLGLSMPAVLPLGLGLMLVLQLVLSFTGWGRSLFVVGSAAETARLAGLPVDRIRVVGYMLSGGLAAFAGIVIVGYYQQASATMGASYLLSSVAAVVVGGASIFGGRGSVVGTVGGALVLAQVSTLVAVLNLGANIQQLIYGVIILLVISLYGRRRA
- a CDS encoding ABC transporter permease; the protein is MSAVSPSTAPAWSRWWNASGVTRLRREGAVAPVLAFVVFFVVYVIINPALLTRFQLQTAANLVVPLVLVALAQLVIVLVGGIDISIGAIMSLANVVFAVQLETMPVPVAILLSIGVGLGCGLFNGFLVAYGGLPAIAVTLASAFIFGSLAREVLDAPGGGVTKEIYLATSGELLPYLPVSLVWLAVIAVLLWLLLQRTSLGRHIYGVGSNMESVRAAGLNAKLTKLLAFGLAGVLTSLGAMMLASSTVTGDPRSGDPYLLSSIAAVALAGAVFTGGRGSIIGTILAACTLGLIGNLLFFARVNSYWQYVISALIIVAVVGIPVVWRKVAFRVKGNRS